A window of Sphingorhabdus lacus contains these coding sequences:
- a CDS encoding alpha/beta hydrolase — protein sequence MTLVEPPVQFLNRPDGTRLAYRHLRGEGPTIVFLPGYMSDMQGGKAQALAAWAQTQNRAMLRLDYSGCGESDGEFESGTLDVWRDDVCAVIAAVVTGPIILVGSSMGGWLMLLVAQALGGQVRALVGIAAAPDFTDWDFDAADKAALLDKGRIERPSDYGYDAMVITQDFWTSGQDNLQLTDRVAIHCPVRLIHGQQDPDVPWEISLKLAACLCSADVQTLLIKDGDHRLSRDQDIALLIDVVAKL from the coding sequence TTGACGCTGGTCGAACCGCCTGTCCAGTTTCTGAATCGTCCGGACGGGACCCGTCTTGCCTATCGCCATCTTCGCGGCGAAGGCCCAACCATCGTGTTTTTACCGGGCTATATGTCCGATATGCAGGGCGGCAAAGCGCAGGCGCTGGCCGCATGGGCGCAAACGCAAAATCGGGCCATGTTGCGCTTGGACTATTCCGGTTGCGGTGAAAGCGACGGCGAATTTGAATCGGGAACCCTTGATGTCTGGCGCGACGATGTTTGCGCGGTCATCGCTGCGGTCGTCACCGGGCCTATAATTCTCGTCGGGTCGTCTATGGGTGGATGGCTGATGCTTTTGGTGGCGCAAGCTCTTGGCGGCCAAGTCCGTGCGCTGGTCGGTATTGCGGCGGCCCCTGATTTTACCGATTGGGATTTTGACGCAGCCGATAAGGCCGCCTTGCTGGACAAGGGACGGATCGAGCGACCCAGCGATTATGGTTATGACGCCATGGTCATTACCCAAGATTTTTGGACATCCGGTCAGGATAATCTGCAACTGACCGACCGTGTCGCAATCCACTGCCCCGTACGGCTTATCCATGGGCAGCAGGACCCCGACGTTCCGTGGGAGATTTCGCTGAAGCTCGCTGCCTGTCTTTGTTCAGCCGATGTGCAGACGCTTTTGATAAAGGACGGAGACCACCGGCTGTCGCGCGATCAGGATATTGCGTTGCTGATTGATGTGGTGGCGAAACTCTGA
- a CDS encoding tetratricopeptide repeat protein: protein MLLLPLFLLQTATPASAQPLPTLDEVQFSECLKQAVTDAPSAVTQASDWAQKGGGYLARACHGYALATDFKFDLAVPLLTEAARGAEARQDDRAARFWAQAGNAAIAVGELDVALDSLSRALAATTLTPGERADTEIDRARALVGLNRNGEAEAALTTARGLAPENAAAWLLSATLARRENKLPDALRFIQTAAALGPRDPAVALEAGNIAIAAGDDASARKQWEQVLAIAPNSRQATSAKAQLAALGPSPTPPVDGQSR from the coding sequence ATGCTTCTGCTTCCCCTTTTCCTTCTGCAAACCGCCACACCTGCGTCGGCCCAACCGCTTCCGACGCTGGACGAGGTGCAATTTAGCGAATGTCTCAAACAGGCGGTGACCGATGCGCCTTCCGCCGTGACACAGGCGAGCGACTGGGCACAAAAGGGGGGCGGCTATCTGGCGCGTGCGTGCCATGGTTATGCTCTGGCGACGGATTTCAAATTTGATCTGGCGGTCCCGCTTCTGACCGAGGCGGCCCGTGGCGCCGAAGCCAGACAAGACGACCGCGCCGCCCGCTTCTGGGCGCAGGCCGGCAATGCGGCGATTGCCGTGGGCGAACTGGATGTCGCGCTGGACTCGTTGAGCAGGGCTTTGGCAGCGACGACGCTGACCCCGGGCGAAAGAGCAGATACCGAAATTGACCGGGCCCGCGCGCTTGTCGGGTTAAACCGGAATGGAGAGGCGGAAGCAGCGCTGACGACGGCGCGGGGTCTGGCACCTGAAAATGCTGCCGCATGGCTCCTTTCGGCAACCCTGGCGCGGCGGGAAAACAAGCTGCCCGATGCTTTGCGGTTTATCCAGACTGCCGCCGCACTCGGCCCGCGTGATCCGGCGGTCGCGCTGGAGGCGGGCAATATTGCGATCGCCGCGGGCGACGACGCCAGTGCCCGAAAGCAATGGGAGCAAGTTCTGGCCATCGCGCCCAACAGCCGGCAAGCCACAAGTGCGAAGGCCCAGTTGGCGGCGTTGGGGCCTTCCCCAACACCGCCTGTGGATGGTCAGTCGAGATAA
- a CDS encoding SIMPL domain-containing protein, whose translation MGDEGGDKEGSGWLGRLTANQGKAWLAGTALLATGLVAGGYLMGDGLVRMKQSDRAVTVRGLAERDVTADLATWTIAYSAKAGDLQSAQAKVDGDTKAIRSFFNSLGFDADALQPTGANVSQYNENGIPTYTVKQRLSLRTTDIKKAEAAVKRQFDLVKSGVELEEGSGMAYTFTKLNAIKPEMIAQATKDARKSAEQFAKDSGTGVGSIKSATQGYFEVTARDGDSAGGWGVSDSPYKKVRVVTTVEYYLD comes from the coding sequence ATGGGTGATGAAGGTGGCGATAAAGAAGGATCGGGCTGGCTGGGCAGACTGACCGCCAATCAGGGTAAGGCATGGCTTGCAGGCACCGCGCTTTTGGCGACGGGTCTTGTGGCGGGTGGCTATCTGATGGGTGACGGGCTGGTGCGGATGAAACAGTCCGATCGCGCGGTGACCGTCCGCGGGCTGGCGGAGCGCGATGTGACCGCGGACCTTGCCACATGGACGATCGCCTATTCGGCAAAGGCGGGCGATTTGCAATCGGCGCAGGCCAAAGTCGACGGCGACACAAAGGCAATCCGCAGCTTTTTCAACAGCCTCGGTTTTGATGCCGATGCCCTGCAGCCAACCGGCGCCAATGTCTCGCAATATAATGAAAACGGCATTCCCACCTATACGGTGAAGCAGCGCCTGTCGCTGCGTACCACCGACATCAAAAAGGCCGAAGCTGCCGTGAAGCGCCAGTTTGATCTGGTCAAAAGCGGCGTCGAGCTGGAGGAGGGATCGGGCATGGCCTACACCTTCACAAAGCTGAACGCGATCAAGCCGGAGATGATTGCCCAGGCCACGAAAGATGCCCGCAAATCAGCCGAGCAGTTCGCAAAGGACAGCGGCACCGGCGTCGGCAGCATCAAATCGGCAACCCAGGGCTATTTCGAAGTTACCGCCCGCGATGGCGATAGCGCCGGTGGCTGGGGCGTTTCGGATTCGCCTTACAAAAAGGTCCGGGTCGTCACGACCGTCGAATATTATCTCGACTGA
- a CDS encoding VOC family protein, whose protein sequence is MATKYLHTMIRVTDPDATVAFFKLIGLEEVRRFDSEAGRFTLIFLAAPGQDGIAEVELTYNWPPADGSPAEDYSGGRNFGHLAYRVDDIYATCQRLMDAGVTINRPPRDGHMAFVRTPDGISIELLQEGHLEPAEPWVSMPNVGSW, encoded by the coding sequence ATGGCGACGAAATATCTGCACACGATGATCCGCGTCACCGACCCCGACGCGACCGTCGCCTTTTTTAAACTGATCGGGCTGGAGGAAGTGCGGCGTTTCGACAGCGAGGCGGGGCGCTTCACGCTCATCTTTCTCGCCGCGCCCGGCCAGGACGGGATTGCGGAAGTCGAGCTGACCTACAACTGGCCGCCCGCCGATGGCAGCCCTGCGGAAGATTATAGCGGCGGCCGGAATTTCGGGCATCTGGCCTATCGGGTCGACGATATTTACGCGACCTGCCAGCGGCTGATGGATGCAGGTGTCACCATCAACCGCCCGCCGCGCGATGGCCATATGGCCTTTGTCCGCACACCGGACGGCATCTCGATCGAACTTCTGCAGGAAGGCCATCTGGAGCCTGCGGAGCCTTGGGTCAGCATGCCCAATGTCGGGAGCTGGTAA
- the gloB gene encoding hydroxyacylglutathione hydrolase produces the protein MALEIVRIPVLSDNYVWLVHEPVSGETMVVDPAVAPPVLEKAEELGWKISQIWNTHWHPDHTGGNAEIKQATGCTITGPAAEAGRIPTLDVQVKGGDAVRLGDVTADVLDVPAHTAGHIAFHFAEDGAAFVGDTLFAMGCGRLFEGTAEQMFGNMRALEALGDDTAIYCAHEYTLSNGRFALTVEPENTALVQRMAEVVALRDRGEPTVPTTIALEKATNPFMRATSVAELAARRAAKDAA, from the coding sequence ATGGCGCTGGAGATTGTCCGCATTCCGGTCTTGTCCGATAATTATGTCTGGCTGGTCCACGAACCGGTGAGCGGGGAGACCATGGTGGTCGACCCTGCCGTTGCACCCCCCGTTCTGGAAAAGGCGGAAGAGCTCGGCTGGAAGATTTCGCAGATATGGAACACCCACTGGCATCCCGACCACACCGGCGGCAATGCCGAGATAAAGCAGGCCACCGGCTGCACGATCACAGGCCCTGCCGCCGAAGCGGGGCGTATCCCTACATTGGATGTGCAGGTGAAGGGCGGCGATGCTGTGCGGCTGGGCGATGTGACCGCTGATGTCCTTGATGTCCCGGCGCACACGGCAGGCCATATCGCCTTTCACTTCGCCGAAGATGGAGCCGCTTTTGTCGGCGACACATTGTTCGCAATGGGCTGCGGGCGTTTGTTCGAGGGCACGGCGGAGCAGATGTTTGGCAATATGCGCGCGCTCGAAGCGCTGGGCGACGACACCGCCATCTACTGCGCCCATGAATATACCTTGAGCAATGGCCGCTTCGCCCTCACCGTCGAGCCGGAAAACACCGCTTTGGTGCAGCGCATGGCAGAGGTTGTCGCCTTGCGCGATCGGGGGGAACCGACAGTGCCGACCACCATCGCTCTCGAAAAGGCGACCAATCCCTTTATGCGCGCCACATCCGTGGCCGAACTCGCCGCACGGCGCGCTGCGAAGGATGCCGCGTAA
- a CDS encoding error-prone DNA polymerase produces MIAYAELVAATHYSFLRGASSPAEMVVQAAALGMKALGIADRNSVAGVVRAWSAVKAARAQSLLPQGFRLVTGARLVFADGTPDIVAYPRTRLGWGRLTRLLTTGNMRSKKGGCILYFDDLAAHAQDILFILLPVSTAQENTPQGRPVPYDHHDGSEGLRLVEPTPQGIENILLRLKKCAPDRVWLGVSMHLQGSDRRRFEQSRLLAQHLGVPLLATNDALYAECRNRPLHDVLTAISLGVPVAQAGARLDSNAERYLKSPGQMADLFAHCPDAIAETSRLLRQISFDLAQLGYEYPHEPVPEGWDAQGWLEHLVMTEAQRRHPDGLPPKLAKILKEEFQLVRQKNYAPYFLTVHDIVRFARTKEPPILCQGRGSAANSVICYLLGITSVDPVANNLLFSRFLSEERDEPPDIDVDFEHERREEVMQYIYQRYKRHRAAIAATVIHYRPRSAVREVGKALGLTEDVTARLAGTIWGSFGRELPEERLMEAGFDPANPQIAQLHALVGQLLDFPRHLSQHVGGFVLTENRLDETVPIHNGAMEDRTFIEWDKDDIAALNLLKVDILALGMLTCIRKSLDLIRENGLGDYRLDSIPAEDPAVYQMLQKGDSIGTFQVESRAQINMLPRLKPKEFYDLVIQVAIVRPGPIEGDMVHPYLRRRNKEEPVDFPAPAPPHDPRELYDILHRTCGVPLFQEQAMKLAMVAAAFTPDEANGLRRAMATFRNVGTMPAYRDKMIEGMVRRGYERDFAERCYKQIEGFGSYGFPESHAQAFAHLVYVSSWLKCHHPAIFTAALLNSQPMGFYAPAQLVQDARAHGVEVRPIDINFSQWDNSIEDGALRLGFRQIDHFRQDWARAVVAARPFASMEDLAHKASLPSRGLHLLADADALRSLGLDRRAAGWEARRTPSDQLPLFAAADARELAEEMDARLPVMPMCEHVAADYQMTRLSLKGHPMQFLRSVFAREGILSCAETDKARHGSRVKTAGVVLTRQRPGKGNAIFITIEDESGVINALLWARLFERQRRAVMGARLMVIEGEVQRSKEGVVHLMATTITDRTHELDRLSEDHDPNVPLSRSDEFARPVAPRHGHPRDVRILPRSRDFH; encoded by the coding sequence ATGATTGCCTACGCCGAACTGGTTGCTGCAACCCATTATTCCTTTTTGCGCGGCGCATCCTCTCCGGCGGAGATGGTGGTGCAGGCGGCCGCACTTGGTATGAAGGCACTTGGCATAGCCGACCGTAACAGTGTGGCAGGTGTTGTGCGGGCGTGGAGTGCGGTCAAAGCCGCCCGCGCCCAATCCCTATTGCCCCAAGGTTTCCGGCTTGTAACCGGCGCGCGGCTGGTCTTTGCCGACGGGACGCCGGATATTGTCGCCTATCCCCGCACCCGTCTGGGGTGGGGACGGCTGACCCGGCTTTTGACAACCGGGAATATGCGGTCGAAAAAGGGGGGCTGCATCCTTTATTTCGACGATCTGGCGGCGCACGCGCAGGATATACTCTTCATCCTTTTGCCTGTGTCCACGGCGCAGGAAAATACGCCGCAGGGCAGGCCTGTCCCCTATGATCATCATGACGGCAGCGAGGGGTTGCGCCTGGTGGAGCCAACGCCGCAGGGGATCGAGAATATTCTGCTGCGTCTGAAAAAATGCGCGCCCGACCGCGTCTGGTTGGGGGTGTCCATGCATCTTCAGGGCAGCGACAGGCGCCGGTTCGAACAATCCCGCCTTTTGGCCCAGCATTTGGGCGTTCCGCTGCTCGCCACGAACGACGCCCTCTATGCAGAGTGCCGGAACCGGCCCTTGCACGATGTCCTGACGGCAATATCCCTCGGCGTCCCTGTGGCACAGGCTGGTGCCCGACTGGACAGCAATGCGGAGCGGTATCTCAAATCACCCGGGCAGATGGCCGATCTTTTCGCACATTGTCCTGATGCCATTGCCGAAACGTCCCGCCTGTTGCGGCAGATCTCTTTTGATCTGGCGCAGCTGGGTTACGAATATCCGCATGAGCCCGTGCCGGAAGGCTGGGATGCACAAGGCTGGCTGGAACATTTGGTCATGACCGAGGCGCAGCGTCGCCATCCCGATGGGTTGCCGCCCAAATTGGCGAAGATACTGAAGGAGGAATTCCAGCTTGTCCGGCAGAAGAATTATGCACCTTATTTCCTGACCGTGCACGACATCGTCCGATTTGCCCGCACGAAAGAACCGCCCATCTTGTGTCAGGGAAGAGGCTCTGCCGCCAATTCGGTGATCTGCTATCTGCTGGGGATTACCTCGGTCGATCCTGTCGCCAACAATCTGCTCTTCTCGCGCTTTTTGTCGGAAGAGCGGGACGAGCCGCCCGACATCGATGTGGATTTCGAACATGAGCGCCGCGAGGAGGTCATGCAATATATCTACCAGCGGTACAAACGCCACCGTGCCGCCATCGCCGCCACCGTGATCCATTATCGTCCGCGCAGCGCGGTGCGCGAGGTTGGCAAGGCGCTGGGGCTGACCGAGGATGTGACGGCGCGGCTGGCGGGAACGATCTGGGGCAGTTTCGGGCGGGAGTTGCCCGAAGAGCGGCTGATGGAGGCAGGCTTTGATCCGGCCAATCCGCAGATTGCCCAACTGCATGCGCTGGTCGGCCAGTTGCTCGATTTCCCGCGCCATCTATCGCAGCATGTCGGCGGTTTTGTGCTCACCGAAAACCGTCTGGATGAAACCGTTCCCATCCATAATGGCGCCATGGAAGATCGCACTTTCATCGAGTGGGACAAGGACGATATTGCCGCGCTCAACCTGTTAAAGGTCGATATATTGGCGCTGGGGATGCTGACCTGTATCCGCAAAAGCCTCGACCTCATCCGGGAAAACGGATTGGGCGATTATCGTCTGGACAGCATACCGGCAGAGGATCCGGCAGTTTACCAGATGCTGCAAAAGGGCGATAGCATCGGCACCTTTCAGGTGGAAAGCCGCGCGCAGATCAACATGCTTCCCCGGCTGAAGCCCAAGGAGTTTTACGATCTGGTCATCCAGGTCGCGATTGTCCGCCCCGGGCCTATCGAGGGGGATATGGTCCACCCCTATCTGCGCCGCCGCAACAAGGAAGAGCCCGTCGATTTCCCTGCACCCGCCCCGCCGCATGACCCGCGGGAACTGTACGACATTCTTCACCGCACCTGTGGCGTGCCGCTGTTTCAGGAACAGGCCATGAAGCTTGCCATGGTTGCGGCGGCCTTCACCCCGGATGAGGCCAATGGATTGCGCCGCGCGATGGCGACGTTCCGCAATGTGGGGACAATGCCCGCCTATCGCGACAAGATGATCGAGGGCATGGTGCGCCGTGGTTATGAGCGTGATTTTGCCGAGCGGTGCTACAAGCAGATTGAAGGCTTTGGCAGCTATGGCTTTCCGGAAAGCCATGCGCAGGCCTTTGCCCATCTGGTCTATGTGTCGTCCTGGCTGAAATGCCACCACCCCGCCATTTTCACCGCTGCCCTGCTCAATTCCCAGCCCATGGGTTTCTACGCGCCCGCGCAATTGGTGCAGGATGCGCGGGCGCACGGGGTCGAGGTCCGGCCGATCGACATTAACTTCAGCCAGTGGGACAACAGCATCGAAGATGGGGCCTTGCGGCTGGGATTCCGGCAGATCGATCATTTCCGGCAGGATTGGGCCAGGGCAGTTGTTGCCGCACGGCCCTTTGCCTCCATGGAGGACCTCGCGCACAAGGCGTCCTTGCCGTCGCGCGGCCTGCATCTTTTGGCCGATGCCGATGCGCTGCGGTCCTTGGGCCTCGACCGCCGCGCCGCCGGATGGGAGGCGCGGCGGACGCCGTCGGACCAGCTTCCCCTTTTTGCCGCAGCGGATGCGCGCGAACTGGCCGAAGAGATGGACGCCCGCCTACCCGTCATGCCGATGTGCGAGCATGTGGCTGCGGATTACCAGATGACGCGGCTGTCGCTGAAAGGGCATCCGATGCAGTTTCTGCGTTCGGTATTTGCGCGCGAGGGGATATTGAGCTGTGCCGAGACCGACAAGGCGCGGCATGGTTCTCGGGTGAAGACTGCCGGGGTCGTGCTGACACGGCAGCGCCCGGGGAAGGGCAATGCCATTTTCATCACCATCGAGGATGAGTCGGGCGTCATCAACGCCCTTTTATGGGCACGCCTGTTCGAGCGGCAAAGGCGCGCTGTCATGGGCGCGCGCCTGATGGTGATCGAAGGGGAAGTGCAGCGCAGCAAAGAGGGTGTTGTCCACCTGATGGCGACGACGATTACCGACCGGACGCATGAGCTGGACCGGCTATCCGAAGACCATGATCCCAATGTTCCGCTCAGCCGATCGGACGAATTTGCCCGTCCTGTCGCCCCCCGTCATGGCCACCCGCGCGACGTCCGCATCCTGCCGAGATCGCGCGATTTTCATTAG
- a CDS encoding Y-family DNA polymerase has translation METEFFTTRRYLAVFLPVLPAERLIRSCGDKAPDVPFALIEKQRGAMRLVACDTAALGLGMTPGMALADARARVPDLAVFDHDPQADRQLLEWLADGCERYTPSCALDPPQGLILDISGCAHIFGGTEAALARDLKMRLRRHGLTARIALGATPDSARAKARFGVRTINALPVHALDCDAKVHAALQRAGLKTVGDLAARPRAAFAARFGKDYGRTLARLLEEEDPRITPRRAAPVIQVALNFAEPVARTQDVMAGITHLAQQSAILLQERGEGGRRFEISLFRSDGHVARLAVDTGTPTRDAALLDRLFGERIDTLSDPLDPGFGYDMIHMAVPRSEYLAHVQAGLESKVDVKAEKAALIDRLSVRLGPERIRHFHMGNSHIPERATFERPAQAGPPSAFRTTSQMQEPQMRPFRLFDPPQPVEVTALLPDGPPRQFRWRRHVHLVHSVEGPERIAAEWWRRPAGHEPGKGGLTRDYYRVEDSEGRRFWMFRHGLYGEGGDPRWYLHGLFA, from the coding sequence ATGGAGACAGAATTTTTCACGACGCGCCGTTATCTGGCGGTCTTTCTGCCGGTTCTGCCGGCGGAACGACTGATCCGGAGCTGCGGAGACAAAGCGCCTGACGTTCCTTTTGCGCTGATTGAAAAGCAGCGCGGGGCCATGCGGCTTGTCGCCTGCGATACGGCTGCGCTTGGGCTGGGCATGACGCCCGGCATGGCGCTTGCCGATGCGCGGGCGCGTGTCCCGGATCTGGCGGTATTTGACCATGATCCGCAGGCGGACAGGCAATTGCTCGAATGGCTTGCCGACGGATGCGAGCGCTACACCCCCAGTTGTGCTTTGGATCCGCCACAGGGTCTGATTCTGGATATTAGCGGCTGCGCGCATATATTTGGCGGCACCGAAGCGGCCCTTGCCCGGGATTTGAAAATGCGGCTGCGGCGTCATGGCCTGACCGCGCGTATCGCCTTGGGTGCGACACCGGACAGCGCGCGGGCCAAGGCCAGATTTGGTGTGCGGACGATAAACGCATTGCCGGTGCACGCGCTGGATTGCGACGCAAAGGTGCATGCCGCGTTGCAGCGGGCCGGATTGAAAACGGTCGGTGACCTTGCCGCGCGTCCACGTGCCGCCTTTGCCGCGCGCTTCGGTAAGGATTATGGCCGCACACTTGCGCGTCTGTTGGAGGAAGAGGATCCCCGCATTACGCCGCGCCGGGCCGCCCCGGTTATCCAGGTGGCGCTCAATTTTGCAGAGCCGGTGGCGCGCACGCAGGATGTAATGGCGGGGATCACCCATCTGGCACAGCAAAGCGCGATCCTGTTGCAGGAACGTGGCGAAGGTGGCCGGCGGTTTGAAATATCCCTGTTCCGCAGTGACGGTCATGTCGCGCGGCTTGCCGTGGATACCGGCACCCCGACACGTGATGCGGCTTTGCTCGACCGGTTGTTCGGGGAGCGGATTGATACATTGTCCGATCCGCTCGACCCGGGATTTGGCTATGACATGATCCACATGGCTGTTCCGCGCAGCGAATATTTGGCCCATGTGCAGGCAGGTCTTGAATCCAAGGTGGATGTAAAGGCGGAAAAGGCGGCGCTGATCGACCGGTTGAGCGTACGCCTGGGGCCGGAGCGTATCCGTCATTTTCACATGGGCAACAGCCATATTCCCGAACGTGCAACCTTTGAGCGTCCCGCGCAGGCCGGACCGCCATCGGCTTTCCGGACAACATCCCAGATGCAGGAACCGCAAATGCGGCCTTTCCGTCTGTTCGACCCGCCGCAGCCTGTGGAGGTGACGGCGCTGCTGCCCGATGGACCGCCACGCCAGTTCCGGTGGCGGCGTCATGTCCATCTGGTCCATTCTGTGGAGGGGCCTGAACGGATCGCGGCCGAATGGTGGCGGCGTCCTGCGGGGCATGAACCGGGAAAGGGCGGACTGACCCGCGACTATTACCGTGTGGAGGACAGTGAAGGCCGGCGTTTCTGGATGTTCCGGCATGGGCTCTATGGGGAGGGGGGTGACCCGCGTTGGTATCTGCACGGGTTGTTCGCATGA
- a CDS encoding ImuA family protein, whose amino-acid sequence MNIKAILSAPPSNRLWQQYQSEKPQRLLPVGAPLVDQRLQGGIAQDGLHEFFAADHNDATAAAAFAMLMALRLPETETHILWVSGDKERQASGRLYAAGLAQMGADPARLLLVQAADMRDALRAAADGIRSKAAGAVILEAQGHARLIDLTSTRRLVLAAREAGVLALLVRGDAVPMPSAATTRWQVRSAPSLPLPGNVPGFATFDINLLRHRGGIAPFAARVTWDHGDRIFHDAPLSGGLSAGSAGGTTDPELRRQSA is encoded by the coding sequence ATGAACATTAAGGCGATTCTATCTGCGCCCCCGTCCAACAGGTTGTGGCAGCAGTACCAGTCGGAGAAGCCGCAAAGGCTTCTGCCGGTCGGCGCGCCTTTGGTGGACCAGCGGCTGCAGGGGGGAATCGCGCAGGACGGTTTGCATGAATTTTTCGCGGCTGACCATAATGACGCAACTGCTGCTGCGGCCTTTGCAATGCTCATGGCGCTCCGCTTGCCCGAGACGGAGACGCATATTTTGTGGGTTTCGGGGGACAAGGAACGGCAGGCCTCGGGCCGGCTCTATGCGGCGGGTCTTGCGCAAATGGGTGCGGATCCCGCTCGCCTTTTGCTGGTTCAGGCGGCGGATATGCGCGATGCCTTGCGCGCTGCCGCCGATGGAATCCGTTCAAAAGCCGCAGGTGCCGTCATCTTGGAGGCGCAGGGCCATGCCCGGCTGATCGATCTGACATCGACGCGGCGGCTGGTGCTGGCCGCGCGCGAAGCCGGGGTTCTGGCACTTCTGGTGCGGGGTGATGCGGTTCCGATGCCCAGCGCGGCCACCACCCGCTGGCAAGTCCGGTCCGCGCCATCGCTGCCTCTACCCGGCAACGTGCCGGGCTTTGCAACATTCGACATCAATTTGCTGCGCCACCGCGGCGGCATTGCGCCTTTTGCGGCGAGAGTGACCTGGGATCATGGAGACAGAATTTTTCACGACGCGCCGTTATCTGGCGGTCTTTCTGCCGGTTCTGCCGGCGGAACGACTGATCCGGAGCTGCGGAGACAAAGCGCCTGA
- a CDS encoding phospholipase D-like domain-containing protein has protein sequence MNPDISESPSIWCHAKATRAHAVVDAAPYYEIIQAAMMNAKHRIMLIGWDFDTRIDLSRSRRKKGDPPKRLGDFILWLADRTPGLEIKLLKWNFGALKLMTRGSAMVDVAKWAMHKQIQFKLDSAHPVGCSHHQKIVVIDDKMAACGGIDMTADRWDTPEHVDGDLRRKRPNGKLYGPWHDTTMLVEGDAAAALAVLSRARWELAGGDPMEPCPTDAASPWPEFLEAEYQFVEMGIARTRAEYKDATEIREIQHLFLEQIARAKKFIYAENQYFASPKIADAIAKRMAEPDPPEIIVVNPETADGWLEQKAMDGARAQLLRAIGKHDPKDRFCIYVPHTKQGEPIYVHAKLMIVDDEILRIGSANMNNRSLGLDSECDIFIDTTRPGNESAGPTIRLMRASLLAEHCGLSEEKVLELLEQGKTMRHIIDTVKGNGRRLVRLDIPELTDAEKAIAENAALDPERADQMFEPFSSPGLFSRVKRLRSPG, from the coding sequence ATGAACCCCGACATTTCCGAAAGCCCGAGCATCTGGTGCCATGCGAAAGCGACGCGGGCGCATGCTGTCGTCGACGCGGCACCCTATTATGAGATCATCCAGGCCGCCATGATGAATGCCAAGCACCGCATCATGCTGATCGGTTGGGATTTCGACACACGTATCGATTTAAGCCGGAGCCGCCGGAAAAAAGGCGACCCGCCCAAACGGCTTGGTGATTTCATTTTGTGGCTGGCCGACCGGACGCCGGGGCTGGAAATAAAACTGCTTAAATGGAATTTCGGTGCGCTAAAGCTGATGACACGGGGGTCGGCTATGGTGGATGTCGCCAAATGGGCGATGCACAAGCAGATCCAGTTCAAACTCGACAGTGCGCATCCTGTGGGATGCAGCCACCACCAGAAAATCGTCGTCATTGACGACAAGATGGCCGCGTGCGGTGGCATCGACATGACCGCAGACCGCTGGGATACCCCCGAACATGTCGACGGCGACCTACGGCGCAAGCGCCCCAACGGGAAGCTCTATGGCCCCTGGCATGACACGACCATGCTGGTCGAAGGCGACGCCGCCGCTGCACTCGCCGTCCTTAGCCGGGCGCGTTGGGAATTGGCCGGTGGTGATCCTATGGAACCCTGCCCCACGGATGCTGCCTCGCCCTGGCCCGAATTTCTGGAGGCCGAATATCAATTTGTCGAAATGGGGATCGCGCGCACCCGTGCGGAATATAAGGACGCCACCGAAATCCGCGAGATCCAGCACTTGTTTCTGGAACAGATCGCCCGCGCCAAAAAGTTCATTTACGCAGAGAACCAGTATTTTGCCTCGCCCAAAATCGCCGATGCCATCGCCAAGCGTATGGCGGAACCCGACCCGCCCGAGATTATCGTCGTCAACCCCGAGACCGCGGACGGGTGGCTGGAACAAAAGGCCATGGATGGCGCCCGCGCGCAGCTGCTGCGCGCCATAGGGAAGCACGACCCCAAGGACCGGTTCTGCATCTATGTTCCGCACACCAAACAGGGTGAGCCGATCTATGTCCATGCCAAGCTGATGATTGTGGATGACGAAATATTGCGCATCGGGTCCGCGAATATGAACAACCGTTCGCTGGGCCTGGACAGCGAATGCGACATTTTCATCGATACGACCCGCCCGGGCAATGAAAGCGCCGGTCCGACGATCCGATTAATGCGTGCTTCGCTTCTGGCCGAACATTGCGGACTTTCCGAAGAAAAGGTGCTCGAGCTTCTCGAACAGGGAAAGACCATGCGGCACATCATCGACACGGTCAAAGGCAATGGCCGCCGTCTGGTGCGGCTGGATATTCCGGAACTTACAGATGCGGAAAAGGCGATTGCCGAGAATGCGGCGCTCGACCCCGAACGTGCCGACCAGATGTTTGAACCATTTTCGAGCCCCGGTCTGTTTTCCCGCGTCAAACGGCTGCGTTCACCAGGATAG